A window of Pirellula sp. SH-Sr6A contains these coding sequences:
- a CDS encoding DEAD/DEAH box helicase codes for MVATKTKANTKRASERKKNSTERKVNALHQRLARLTVHQANQLLGENSKTLLMAGGDLEIDPYCDVLLDDDMYRVRLPSGQTVTVTLQSARDKHLQIDCSHCTHHCEHMGAALSYLLESKSDLGLAAPPDESVALEHLTEDELFERALAERRKRAEEESMTVRASKADTPWTDYVVTSAGSGKTYRVALRGTEPGISYCSCPDFRTNQLGICKHIFHVIQKIRRKFSAAQLKKPYVRKSLSVRVHYQQPFGLLFNVPEMLPPKISSLIGNADRIPLEGTAMMERIQAIEEAGVSVHVYPDAEELIHTRLLQKHLRGVSAKIRKSPATHPLRKKLLSVELLPYQLDGIAFAVGAGRAILADDMGLGKTIQGIGVAELLAKEADIKKVLVICPASLKSQWQAEINRFCGRSSQLVMGSGSERAKQYREDVFFTICNYEQVVRDLSHVESASWDLIILDEGQRIKNWESKVSKMVRCLRSPFALVLSGTPLENRLDDLYTIVRFVDDTRLGPAYRFFHKHREVDDRGKPIGYKKLDELREALKPILLRRTRDEVSKQLPDRIDEVVRIRPTAEQYDVSQSQLSIAARIAAKKFLTEMDLLRLQKSLLLARMVADSTYLIDEQEPEFSSKLVRLGEMLEELIAEPTRKIVMFSEWTLMLDRIEIKLAQLGCDFVRLDGSVPQKKRPAIVSKFQNDPNCRLILMTNAGSTGLNLQSANTVINVDLPWNPAVLEQRIARAHRMGQKNPVHIYNLVTEDTIEERLLDTLANKQELANAAIDFSSETDAVTMKSSIANIREKLEKILVPAPEAPVDASQKRRLESQAEEIDNRREKVSAVGGQLLAAALQLVGELVSTQDGPAPDTVVVSQLTNSLNECVERDESGKPKLTIRLDSDEALRSLAQTLARLLVPSS; via the coding sequence ATGGTTGCCACTAAGACCAAAGCAAATACCAAGCGAGCTTCGGAAAGAAAAAAGAACTCAACGGAGCGCAAGGTCAACGCGTTGCATCAACGTTTGGCGAGACTGACGGTTCATCAGGCGAATCAATTGCTCGGCGAGAATAGCAAGACGCTACTCATGGCAGGTGGTGATCTTGAGATCGATCCCTATTGCGATGTTTTGCTTGATGATGACATGTATCGCGTCCGCTTGCCATCCGGTCAGACTGTTACAGTCACTTTGCAGAGCGCTCGCGACAAACATTTGCAGATAGATTGCTCTCATTGCACTCATCATTGTGAGCATATGGGCGCGGCACTGTCGTATCTTCTCGAATCAAAATCTGACTTAGGGCTAGCAGCTCCTCCTGACGAGTCGGTCGCTCTCGAGCATTTGACGGAGGATGAGCTATTCGAACGAGCTTTGGCCGAGCGTCGCAAGCGAGCCGAAGAAGAGAGTATGACGGTTCGGGCTTCGAAAGCCGATACGCCATGGACCGACTACGTAGTGACGAGCGCTGGTTCTGGTAAGACGTATCGTGTTGCGCTGCGAGGTACCGAGCCCGGGATTTCGTATTGCAGTTGCCCAGACTTTCGAACCAATCAACTCGGGATCTGCAAACACATATTCCATGTGATTCAAAAGATTCGCCGAAAGTTCTCGGCAGCTCAATTGAAAAAGCCATATGTGCGCAAGAGCTTGTCGGTGCGAGTTCATTATCAACAACCCTTCGGTTTGCTCTTCAATGTTCCGGAGATGCTACCACCTAAGATCTCGAGTTTGATTGGAAACGCGGATCGCATCCCCTTGGAGGGGACTGCCATGATGGAGCGTATCCAAGCTATTGAGGAAGCCGGAGTGAGCGTCCATGTTTATCCCGATGCCGAGGAACTGATTCATACCCGGTTGCTCCAAAAGCATTTGCGAGGAGTATCAGCCAAGATCCGGAAATCGCCAGCGACGCATCCGTTGCGCAAGAAATTGCTTTCCGTCGAATTGTTGCCCTATCAGTTGGATGGGATCGCATTTGCTGTTGGGGCTGGTCGCGCGATCCTCGCGGACGATATGGGATTGGGAAAGACAATTCAAGGTATTGGCGTAGCTGAGTTGTTGGCGAAAGAAGCTGACATCAAAAAGGTGTTAGTCATTTGCCCCGCCTCGCTGAAGAGTCAGTGGCAAGCGGAGATAAATCGCTTTTGCGGTCGCAGTTCGCAGTTGGTGATGGGATCAGGAAGCGAACGAGCTAAGCAGTATAGGGAAGATGTTTTCTTTACTATATGCAATTACGAGCAAGTGGTTCGTGACTTGAGCCATGTTGAAAGCGCCTCCTGGGACTTGATCATCCTCGATGAAGGCCAACGGATCAAGAATTGGGAATCCAAGGTGAGCAAGATGGTGCGATGCCTTCGCAGTCCATTCGCGCTGGTGCTCTCTGGCACTCCCCTTGAGAATCGACTGGACGACCTTTACACGATCGTCCGGTTTGTCGACGATACCCGGTTGGGGCCCGCGTACCGATTCTTTCATAAGCACCGAGAAGTGGATGATCGCGGGAAGCCCATCGGCTATAAGAAACTGGATGAGTTAAGAGAAGCTCTCAAGCCTATCTTGCTTCGTCGAACGCGAGACGAAGTGTCGAAGCAATTGCCGGATCGTATCGACGAAGTCGTTCGCATTCGCCCCACTGCCGAGCAGTACGACGTAAGCCAATCGCAGCTATCGATTGCAGCGCGAATCGCCGCGAAGAAGTTTCTTACGGAGATGGATCTGCTACGACTACAAAAGTCGCTGTTGCTGGCGAGGATGGTTGCCGATAGCACCTATCTCATCGATGAACAAGAACCAGAGTTTAGTAGTAAGCTTGTTCGTCTGGGTGAGATGCTCGAGGAACTGATTGCTGAGCCGACTCGTAAGATTGTGATGTTCAGCGAGTGGACGCTGATGTTGGATCGCATCGAAATCAAGCTTGCGCAGCTGGGCTGCGATTTCGTTCGACTGGATGGCTCGGTACCTCAAAAGAAGCGACCGGCCATCGTTAGCAAATTTCAGAACGATCCCAATTGTCGACTGATCTTGATGACCAATGCAGGCAGTACCGGCCTCAATTTGCAAAGCGCCAACACGGTCATCAATGTCGATTTGCCTTGGAATCCCGCCGTGCTCGAACAGCGTATCGCGCGCGCCCACCGGATGGGGCAGAAGAACCCGGTTCACATCTATAATCTTGTTACCGAGGATACGATTGAAGAGCGTTTGCTGGATACGTTGGCGAACAAGCAAGAGTTGGCGAATGCGGCTATTGATTTCTCGTCCGAGACCGATGCGGTCACGATGAAGAGTAGTATTGCAAACATACGAGAGAAGCTCGAAAAGATTTTGGTGCCGGCTCCAGAAGCACCTGTAGACGCTAGTCAAAAACGCCGGTTGGAATCGCAGGCTGAGGAGATCGACAATCGCCGTGAGAAGGTCTCTGCTGTGGGAGGTCAATTGCTGGCCGCGGCACTGCAGCTAGTAGGCGAGCTAGTTTCCACCCAAGACGGACCTGCTCCGGATACCGTTGTTGTCAGTCAGTTGACAAACAGCTTGAACGAATGCGTGGAAAGAGACGAATCAGGAAAACCCAAACTGACGATTCGTCTCGATAGTGACGAAGCGTTGCGAAGCTTGGCACAGACGCTCGCCCGCCTGCTTGTTCCATCCTCCTAG